The genomic interval AATAGCATGGATTTTTAATTTATGAAATAACATATGCGAAATTGGACGACGACGATTTTGATTGTAGTAAGAATATAGTCCATCTTCATATCTATAAAATTCTTTTTTCCCTAGCGCACCTACCAATAACTGATTTTGCACATCAATATCACTGCCTAAAAAAATCTGATCGATTTCTATCTTACCAATCGTATTTTTTACTTCATTAACTTGTTTGCGATAGGACTGCTTTTTATTTTTTCGTGACATCCAAGTAATCAACGGAAATACTTCCTTATATCCACAATTGATGGATGACATATACTGCATTACATCACTATCTTGCCATTTTTCATATCCATGTGGATGAATTAATGCAAGATAATTTTCATCTTTTTGAAATCTTCCCTTACTTAGAATAAAGGAAGTTAGTAAATGAAAGGGAGTATTTACGATAAATAAATTTTTCTTAACCATTTATATCCCTTTCTTTCAGCAAATTCTTAATTTCAGCCATCATAGATTCCGGTGACAGCCTCTCACCAACCAATAATTTATGCGGATAAAAATTTTTAGGAGCCCAAGCGTTTAAATGATTCCGATCCTGCACATAAAAAAGTGCTAATAACGGTATATGCAGTGCGCAAATTAAATGCATCGTTCCTGTATCTACACTCACTGCAACTTGACAGCGTTTTATTACTGCAGCTAATTCTGAAATCGTTGTTTGATTCGTCAAATCGATAAAATCCGTACAATCCAATCTATGCAAAGTCTGGACGTATTCCACCGCTGCTTTTCCAGCACCAACATACAAAACTTTTTTTCCTAGTTTATTTAATGCATTGATGAGTTTTGCACACTCTTCTACAGGCATGTCCTTTTCTTTGCGCTTACTGGTCGTACAAAGCGCAATACATTTATCTTCCACTTTTAAATGATGTTTATGTAATAAAAAATCCACCTTCGTATAAGCTTCATTAGGGGGCTCATATAGCATTGGTAAAGATTGCGCTTTCTTACCAGCGTACAATTCAAATAATACAGTATGTTTATCTTGTGTATGTACACTACCATGATAATCAATCACACTATGATTTAACAAAAATCGCATAATGCTTGTATTATCACTGTAAATTTTCTTCGTCCCAAAAAGCTTAGCTAACATGATCCCTCTTTCATTTCCATAAATCACAAAAGCAACATCAATCTTGTTATTGTATTTTGCTTTATACATTTGATAGAAATGTAAAAAACCTGCCAAACCTTTATGTTCACCTTTCTTATCATAAACAAGAACTTCATCTACACCATCCATATATTTTGCCACTTCCAGAAAAGGCTTGTTAACCATAAAAATAACTTTCGCATTTGGATATTCTAGTTTAATGTTGCGGCACAAAGGATCTGTCAATAATGTATCCCCAAAAAAAGATGTATTAATCACCAAAAAAGTTTTCATAAAGTTGACCTTTCTTCTAAGCTTTAGATCGAAGTTTCGTTTTTAAATAATAAATATACCATTTTAGTCCTTGCAGATAATTTCCTTGATTAAATAAAGCATTTGCATAATGTTTCATTTCCTTATAGTTTTTGGGCAATAGCAAAGCACAATCTTGCCAAGGCGTTAACTGCTCATAACGCGCGTAAATATCTTGTGTAAACTCATTACATACTTTACTAATAGGCCAAGCAATATTCCAAGGCTTCGGATGCGCAGCAAAGTGCAAAAATACAATATCCTTACACATCATATCCGGGGTATTTATACAATTATACTTTTTATCCAAATAGTGAATTTTTCCTGTTAATATCAAGTTTAACGCATCTTGGTCTAAATATCTAAACTTTTCTGGATCACTCGCTAATGTTTCCATTACCCTACCAACGACATCATACTCATTCCATTTTTCTATATCAATGAGTAATACACCCGCATTAAAATAAATATGATCTTTTAAATCCAAAGCTATATTTCGCTTATATGCTAATGATTCGACATCAGGTACAGCTGATATAATACTATTTTTCTTATCATTTACAAATAAGCTTTTTATACTTCCCATACAAATAATATCTGCATCTATATAAAGTACTCTAGGTACTTGTAATACGAGTGGCAAAATAAATCGATAATAGGTCGACACTGGTAAATGCGTATGCGTGGGTAAAAGATTAAATGCATTCTTATCTATATCATAAACATTAATACATAGAAAAAATTTTTCCGCCAACCGCTTCAAATTTTGGATATTCTCATTCTCTAAGTCGCTTGCTAAAACATGAAAAATTATATTTTCCTCTTTATTATTTTGTATAATTGAAGCAATGGAAACTCCCATACATCGTGCATAATTATTATCTACACCATAACCTATATGCAAAACCTTTTCATTATTAATATGTTCCGGTTTTCTATTATCAAAATTAGTGTGTTTTTTTATCGCTTTTAAAAGTTCTTCTCTATAAATCAAATATGTCACACCTTTTATTCTATTTTAACCATTTATTGGGGTGTATTAATAATTTATTTATTTTATAATCGCATTAAAATAATCCTAAGATAGATAAAACTCATGTTCTTTTTAACCTTCGGAAGGTGATATATAATAATAATAATTTATACTGTTTAGTTCTTATTAAAAAAACTGCTAGTAATCTTTTAATTTTATATTTATTTTTTTTACAATCATCATAATATGAGCCTTTTGCGGGATTATATTCAATATATTTCTTTATCATTTTATATTTAATAGAAAAAGATGTTTTTATATTTGAAAAATTCAACAATGTATCGGTAAGAAGATTATTATAAAATTTATTAATTTCCAAATATATATCACTGTTTTTCTTTTGTGCAATCAATGTTAAATTTTTATATAAATGTATTCCATTTTCTAAAGAATTAATTTTTATAGATGCTGTTACAGAATTCTTATTTTCACAATAGTAATATAAAATGTCAGGAATGTATACTATTTTTCTAGCATCTAATGTACATGCTAATACTAAATTCAAATCTTCTCCTAAAACAATTCCATTGGTACAATACAATAAATTTTTTCTAACTATTTCACTTTTAATCAATTTATTCCATCTAGCCTGTCCATATCTTTCATTATTAAATAAGTCAGGTATAACGTTTTTTATTATTTCTGCCGATTTAAAAATCGATTTTTTTTCAATTTGATAAAATATTGTTTCATTTTGTGATTTTCTCTTCGCCCCACAAGCAATAATATCAGCATGATAAATCTCTATATTATAATGTAATAACTCATACATTGTAGATTCTATATAATCATCACTATCTACAAATCCAATATATCTTCCCTTAGCTATCTTAACACCATCTATCCATGCCGCCATTGCACCTTCATTTTTTTTATGTATTACACGTATCCTATTATCTTGTCTTGCATATTGATCACAAATCTCACCTGATTTATCAGGTGATCCATCATCAATTAAAATTAATTCAAAATTTTCTATCGTTTGATTTAATATAGAATTAATACACCTTTCAATAAGATTTTCCACCTTATATACAGGCACAATTATACTAATCTTTACATGTTTAAAATCTATCAATTAGACTCGCTCCCAAATTAAAATTCTACAATAAACCAATACTTATTTAACAATTAGTTCTTTTACTTTTTTCCTAAATTCCCTTTTCATAATATAGAAAGTTAATATCCAATACCATTTTCTATTAATGCAAAAAATTATAATATATGATTTTAATATATTTTTGTAATTATGATATCTAAATAAGTCTTTAGCTGGATTGTTTTCACAATATTTTTTCAACATTATACATTTATTGGTTAATGAAATTGGCGCCTTTGCTAAATTTCGAATAGCCGCAATCAACATTGAATTGTAATATAGATCAATTTCTTCATGTATTTTTTTATTCTTTTCTTTCACCATATCATGAAAAGCCTTATATAAAATCAAATTATTTTCAAAATAATTTGGCGTATAAGAAACAGATGTAGATGTTTGGTTCCATTCATAATGATAAAAACACGATGTTAAGAAAATCATTTTTTTAGCATCTAATGTACATGCCAATACCAAATTCATATCTTCACTAATTCTAATTCTCTCATCACAATATTCTAAATTATTCTTAATTATACTTGCCCTATATAACTTGTTAACTCTATAAGGACCATAAATTCCATATTCATACATCCAATAATTTAATAGATTAGGAATAATGTATTTTTCAATTTCAGGTTCTAAAAAAACTGATTTTTCTTTAACAACGTATTGCCTTATTATTTTTTTTTCACCATGATACAAAACCCCGCAAGATACAATATCCGCATTATCCTCTATAACAGTCTTATACATGTGTTCATACATCTCTGATTCGACCCAATCATCACTATCTACAAAACCGATATACTGACCTTGCGCCATATCTATGCCATATTTACAAGCAGCCATTGGGCCTTTATTTTCTTGATGAAAAACTTTAATTCTATCATCTAACATTTTATATTTTTCGCAAATTTCACCACTTTTATCAGGAGATCCATCATCAATTAAAATTAATTCAAAATCGCGTAGCGTTTGTTTTAATATTGATTCAATACAACGACCCACATATCGTTCCACCTTATACACTGGAACAATAATACTAACTAATATTTTTTTTGAATTCATCAATGAATGTTCACTCCCTGCTTAACTCAACCGTTATTAACCAATTCCATTAATATATTTTCAACACATTTTTTCATTGTGTACTTTTCCTTGGATCGCTTATATCCATTATATGCTATATACTTTCTTTCTTCATCATTTTCTAAATAATAATCAATTTTTTTACATAAATCTGTTTCATTTTCAAACTCAACTAAATGTTCCCCCGACTTTAACTCAACTTGATATAGATGTTCAGAATCAACTAATTCAAAAGAACCACATCCTAAAATTTCGAAAGTTCTTGGATTAGGGCCTGAGTGTAGGTTGCCAGCCGAATGGATATTAATGCATATCTTAGTATTTCTATATAGATCGGCTAATTGTTCATCATAAATTGGTTTATCTATTAGGATTTTACTTAGATGAGGATATCTAGATTTAATCTTATTAGACCTAAAATAGTTCCTTACCTTATGTAAAATATTTTTCTCTGGATACAGTGGATTTGTGTATATGATCATTTTTTTATCATTCTTATATGCATATTCGGCAACTGCTTCCAAAAGATTAAACCTTTTCATATTTAAAGCACCAACAAAACATATGTCATATTCTTTCTCATCATAATTATCTTTACAATGAAAAATAGTTTCATCATATCCTAGGAAGGAGTATTTAGCATTCTTCTGACCATAAGTTTTTGATAAAAAATGTATATCAGATGGTTCGTAAGAAAATATTTTATCATAATAATCTATCTGTTTTAAAGCCTGATTATAACAATTAAATTGTATACTATCAATCATAAATAAAGCAGTTTTCACAAATTGTTTTTTTAAGTATTTTAAAAATTCATTATTAATGTCCTTTCCATTTAAGATAATACAACAATCTGGATTAGAATGCTCTACTGCTTTAATAAACTTTTTATTCATTTTCTCATTATATTTAATCTCATAAATCTTTAATCCCAATTTAGCAGCACGAATTTTCCAGTAGGAATTTTCACTATCTCTAAACTCAGTTATCCATATATTTATTACTTCATGCCCCAGTAGTTCACAAGCTCTTACCAAAGAAGCAGCGTAATGGAAATAATTAACGCCTACAATCAATACTTTCACTTTATATGCTCCTCATATTAATTATTTTTGATTGTTTCCTTTTCGTTATAAATAATTAAATCATTTGTGATCAAGTACATACCTAAAAAGAAGCAATAAATTTTAAATAAAATTCTAAGATTACCCAAATTAACGTCAGTCATCCCATGTAGAAAAAAGCCCAAAGTCACACAAAGAAATAGTAAAGACATTAAATCTTTCGTTCTAATCCACCGTATAAAACTTTCCATCGTAAAGTAAACAACCATACAGATATAAGGTAGAATACCTATAATTCCACTTTCAGCTAACGTTTGCATAAATACATTATGCGCATGCCATTGATTTCGCTCTTTAGCTTCAGGTAATATATATTTAGTTCTATATTGTTCCATATAATTACCTAATCCCACTCCAGCAATTGGATGATCACTAAACATATTCCAAGCACTTTTCCACATACGTACTCTTTCAGCGTTGGATTGATAATTATGATCGGTTATTGAATAGAAGCGTTTTTGTAAAGCATCATTGTTATTTATTAACATAGAAGTAGAAGCTAGTACTATAAGTAAAATTGTTATAAGCATTTTTTTATTTTTCATCAATAAAATCAATATAGAAGGAATAGTTAGTGCTAAAATAACCCACGCAATTCTAGTTCCATTAAAAAAAATAACAGGTGTTGAAACAATTAAGCACAAATACAAAATTATTTTACAACGTTTAGCTAATTGATCTTTAAATAAAAAAATGATTGTACTAGGATATAACATAATAAGAAAACCGGCTAATTCCATTGTGTCTGTGGTAAGTCCTGAAACCCTGCTTCCACCCTGATAAAATTCTCCTATAGCGAATAAATTTCCAATAAGAAAAGATATCACAAGAGCAAAAAATAGATTTTTAATTTTTTCTTTTTCTCTAACAAAATATATTAATAGAAATAAAATTAATATCGGGCTTAAAAACCGATCTCGAAACCATTGAAAATTTGTATAATAATTCGCGTTTACATCATTAAGAAAAATTGTACTAAATTTACAAATAAAAAATATGACTAAAATCCAAATATGATATGTTTGCAATTTAATTTTAATTGGACTAAAATAATATCTTATAATACCTAATATTAATATAATATAGCCTAAAAAGTTTGTCCTTAATTCTGTCCAACATATAGTTACCATATATACTAAAAAAATATAGTATATTACGGTATCTAAAATCTCAGCTCTTTTAGTATTCAAAATTACCAATCCTCAATTCTTCATTTGCAAATCTTTCTTATATCTTTGCATTATTAACAATCTATTTTAATACAACTAATTTAAAATACTATCCTTATAAAAATTTATATAATAAACTCGTCTTTAATCTTACTATACTTTTTATTGTGAGGCAATATAATGATATTTTCTTCCATATTTTTTATCTTAATACTCTTAATTATCTTACTTTATTTAAAATTTAAAAATTACATACCAATTTTAATGTATCATCGTATCGCTGATATTCCGGGTGATAGGAATGCATTACCACCCAATAAATTCTGTGAGCAAATGGATTACTTAAACAACAACGGATTCACTACGATAACGATGGAAATGGTCTATGATTTTTATGCAAATGGTAAAAAACTTCCTAGAAAATCTGTACTTCTCACGTTTGACGACGGTTATATGGACAACTTCACAGCAGCACTACCTATTTTAAAAGAAAGAAACATGACTGCTGCTATTTTTCCAATCTCTAATTGGATCGGCAAAAAAAACAAATGGGAAGACTTTAACAAGGAGCAAACCGTAACCATGGATTGGGACCAATTGAAAGCCTGGCAAGATGCCGGGATGGAAATTGCATCTCATACTGCAAATCATCCTTTTCTTGGTCACACGTCGATAGAACAGACAAAATTGGAATTAACAGAGAGCAAAGAACAACTTGAAAAAAATCTACAATGTAAAATTGATTTTCTATGCTATCCCTATGGCAGTTTCAATGTACATACGTGTAGTACTGCAAAAGCAGCGGGGTACAAAGCTGCTTTTGCCATATTTGAACATGTTTCGCTTTGGCATATCGATCTATTCGCACTGCCACGAATCCCGATTCCTTCTAGTCAATCTATATTTGAGTTTAAATTAAAAGTCAGTCGTATACATGTTATTTTTATTGCAATGCGAAAATGGGAACGTAATTTCAAGCGTTGGTTGAGAAAAAAATAAGGTAGCTGCAAATTTGCAGTTGCCTTATTTTTTCTGGTAGAAAAGATCTTGTTGTAAATTCTAAAAAAATATATCTCATCTTAACACAAATACGCCTTCTTCAATGTAATATTTAATTTTTTCTTTTCGACTATAAATTTTTATAAAGAGTCAAAATATTTTCGATCATCTTATCCCTTGAAAATAATTTTTCAACTCGCTTACGCCCTTGTTCGCCCATAGAGCTACATAAAACCTTGTCTTTTTCCAAACTCGCTAATTTTTCATAAAAGCAATTGATAGCATCTTTCTCCACCAAATATCCAGAATGCTCATTGTCGATAACTTCCGGTGTCCCGCCAACAGCATAAGCAATCACGGGTTTTTCCATAGCCATTGCTTCTGCAATCACCAAGCCAAAGGTCTCAAATTTCGATGGTAAAACAACTACATCGACCCCATCAAGCACTTCTTCTACATTCACAATATGCCCCAGCACATGCACACGACTCCTCAAATTATGCTTCCATATCTGATACTGCAGACTCCACTTTCCTTTTCCTTTCCCAATAACCATAAGATGCCAATTCTTTGCATCCGCATAATTTTGTAGCACCTGTAATATGTCCGCATGACCTTTATTATGTAAATTTTTTATGCGTGAAACAATTGCAACCGTAAATGCATCTTGTGGAATTCCGATATTCTCCCGAATCAATCGTACCTTCTCGGAATTAGGTTTAAACCTGTTCAAATCAATCCCGCTATAAATCGTCACCAGTTTTTCTGGTGTAAAACCTTTTTCAATTGCGTACGCACGCACAAATTCGCTTACACAAATAATCCGATCACACTCATTCAGTGTCATCTCTTTCGCATTATGACCAAACACACCATGCGCTGTATATATAGTTGGTATGTGCAGTTTTTTCTTCACCCTTACAGCAACAATACCGGCAGCGGAAGAATTTGCGTGAATAATATCTATTTGATATCTTTTGACGATCTTTTCTATCAAATACGCTGCTAAAGAGGCATTTGCTCTAATAGGAACATAACAATGCTTGATCCCTTTATTCACAAGTTGCTCCGCTAGCAGACCGCCACCTGATGCTACAACTACATTCCATCCAGACTCTTTTAAACCTAACGCAACCGTAGCGACATAAGTTTCCGCACCACCGATATTCATCCTCGGCACTATCAGCAATATATTTTTCATATCAAATCACCTTCTTTTAAAAAGAACTGCAAACAAGATTACAAAAGTGACTGCAACTTTTCAATGACGGGTTCCAATTTTATATCATCCAGGCAATCAAATTTGAATTTGCACTGCCGCTTCCAACAGTGTTTACAAGGTCTTTCGATCTCAATTACATTTTGCGCTTGTTCATATGGTCCATTCCGATTCGCATCCGTTGGTCCCATCAGCATTACTACCGGTTTACCAATCCCTGCTGCTAAATGCACTGTTCCCGTATCTCCACCAACTACAGCCTTAGATTTCTGCATAATATACGCTAACTGTTTCAGTGTTGTCTTCCCCACTAAATCGACTGGTGGTATTTCAGACTCCGCAGTAATTTCATCCACCAATCTACGATCAACAACACCGCCACCGATCACCACAGGAATGAAATGATTTGCATACAAAAAATCCACAAGTTTCGCATATAACGCAGTTGACCAACGCTTATTCGGCCAATTTGCACCTACCGCTAAAACAATATAATCTTGATTTATGTCTGCACCAGACTGCTGCATAATTTGTTTCGCAATATCCGCTTCTTTTTCCGTTACCGTGAGCGGAAACACGACCTTTTCCACTTTACACCCCAAAGCCCTGACTACATCTAAATATCGTTCAACAATATGTCCATTTTGATTGATCCCACAGATTGGTCTGCTAACGAAATGGCTAAACTCCCGCATATTACAGCAACCTAATTTTACAGTCGCACCACTTAAATAAGTAATGATTGCGCTTTTCCCTAACCCCTGCAAATCAAGTGCAGCATCATAGTTTACTTTTCTCAATTCTTTATAAAATCCGGGTAAATTTTTTATAAAGCCATCCACGGATTTAAATTTCTTCTTTTCAAAGAGTAAAATACGGTCAACACAGGGGTTATTTACCAATAAATCATACGCTGGCGGCTCAACAACCCAAGTGATGTTTGCCTCTGGAAAACTTTCTTTTAGTGCATAAGAAACCGGCAATGCATGAATCACATCACCTATAGCACTTAATTTTACAATCAAAATATTTTGTATTAACATAATTATGTCAACCTCATTCTGAAAATAATGATAACCACAAATTCTCAAAACGAAACAACGCATTTTTTAATTGCTTCGTTTTGATTA from Massilibacillus massiliensis carries:
- a CDS encoding glycosyltransferase family 9 protein; amino-acid sequence: MKTFLVINTSFFGDTLLTDPLCRNIKLEYPNAKVIFMVNKPFLEVAKYMDGVDEVLVYDKKGEHKGLAGFLHFYQMYKAKYNNKIDVAFVIYGNERGIMLAKLFGTKKIYSDNTSIMRFLLNHSVIDYHGSVHTQDKHTVLFELYAGKKAQSLPMLYEPPNEAYTKVDFLLHKHHLKVEDKCIALCTTSKRKEKDMPVEECAKLINALNKLGKKVLYVGAGKAAVEYVQTLHRLDCTDFIDLTNQTTISELAAVIKRCQVAVSVDTGTMHLICALHIPLLALFYVQDRNHLNAWAPKNFYPHKLLVGERLSPESMMAEIKNLLKERDING
- a CDS encoding glycosyltransferase family 8 protein, with the translated sequence MTYLIYREELLKAIKKHTNFDNRKPEHINNEKVLHIGYGVDNNYARCMGVSIASIIQNNKEENIIFHVLASDLENENIQNLKRLAEKFFLCINVYDIDKNAFNLLPTHTHLPVSTYYRFILPLVLQVPRVLYIDADIICMGSIKSLFVNDKKNSIISAVPDVESLAYKRNIALDLKDHIYFNAGVLLIDIEKWNEYDVVGRVMETLASDPEKFRYLDQDALNLILTGKIHYLDKKYNCINTPDMMCKDIVFLHFAAHPKPWNIAWPISKVCNEFTQDIYARYEQLTPWQDCALLLPKNYKEMKHYANALFNQGNYLQGLKWYIYYLKTKLRSKA
- a CDS encoding glycosyltransferase family 2 protein codes for the protein MIDFKHVKISIIVPVYKVENLIERCINSILNQTIENFELILIDDGSPDKSGEICDQYARQDNRIRVIHKKNEGAMAAWIDGVKIAKGRYIGFVDSDDYIESTMYELLHYNIEIYHADIIACGAKRKSQNETIFYQIEKKSIFKSAEIIKNVIPDLFNNERYGQARWNKLIKSEIVRKNLLYCTNGIVLGEDLNLVLACTLDARKIVYIPDILYYYCENKNSVTASIKINSLENGIHLYKNLTLIAQKKNSDIYLEINKFYNNLLTDTLLNFSNIKTSFSIKYKMIKKYIEYNPAKGSYYDDCKKNKYKIKRLLAVFLIRTKQYKLLLLYITFRRLKRT
- a CDS encoding glycosyltransferase family 2 protein gives rise to the protein MNSKKILVSIIVPVYKVERYVGRCIESILKQTLRDFELILIDDGSPDKSGEICEKYKMLDDRIKVFHQENKGPMAACKYGIDMAQGQYIGFVDSDDWVESEMYEHMYKTVIEDNADIVSCGVLYHGEKKIIRQYVVKEKSVFLEPEIEKYIIPNLLNYWMYEYGIYGPYRVNKLYRASIIKNNLEYCDERIRISEDMNLVLACTLDAKKMIFLTSCFYHYEWNQTSTSVSYTPNYFENNLILYKAFHDMVKEKNKKIHEEIDLYYNSMLIAAIRNLAKAPISLTNKCIMLKKYCENNPAKDLFRYHNYKNILKSYIIIFCINRKWYWILTFYIMKREFRKKVKELIVK
- a CDS encoding CgeB family protein, translating into MKVLIVGVNYFHYAASLVRACELLGHEVINIWITEFRDSENSYWKIRAAKLGLKIYEIKYNEKMNKKFIKAVEHSNPDCCIILNGKDINNEFLKYLKKQFVKTALFMIDSIQFNCYNQALKQIDYYDKIFSYEPSDIHFLSKTYGQKNAKYSFLGYDETIFHCKDNYDEKEYDICFVGALNMKRFNLLEAVAEYAYKNDKKMIIYTNPLYPEKNILHKVRNYFRSNKIKSRYPHLSKILIDKPIYDEQLADLYRNTKICINIHSAGNLHSGPNPRTFEILGCGSFELVDSEHLYQVELKSGEHLVEFENETDLCKKIDYYLENDEERKYIAYNGYKRSKEKYTMKKCVENILMELVNNG
- a CDS encoding O-antigen ligase family protein, with product MNTKRAEILDTVIYYIFLVYMVTICWTELRTNFLGYIILILGIIRYYFSPIKIKLQTYHIWILVIFFICKFSTIFLNDVNANYYTNFQWFRDRFLSPILILFLLIYFVREKEKIKNLFFALVISFLIGNLFAIGEFYQGGSRVSGLTTDTMELAGFLIMLYPSTIIFLFKDQLAKRCKIILYLCLIVSTPVIFFNGTRIAWVILALTIPSILILLMKNKKMLITILLIVLASTSMLINNNDALQKRFYSITDHNYQSNAERVRMWKSAWNMFSDHPIAGVGLGNYMEQYRTKYILPEAKERNQWHAHNVFMQTLAESGIIGILPYICMVVYFTMESFIRWIRTKDLMSLLFLCVTLGFFLHGMTDVNLGNLRILFKIYCFFLGMYLITNDLIIYNEKETIKNN
- a CDS encoding polysaccharide deacetylase family protein; protein product: MIFSSIFFILILLIILLYLKFKNYIPILMYHRIADIPGDRNALPPNKFCEQMDYLNNNGFTTITMEMVYDFYANGKKLPRKSVLLTFDDGYMDNFTAALPILKERNMTAAIFPISNWIGKKNKWEDFNKEQTVTMDWDQLKAWQDAGMEIASHTANHPFLGHTSIEQTKLELTESKEQLEKNLQCKIDFLCYPYGSFNVHTCSTAKAAGYKAAFAIFEHVSLWHIDLFALPRIPIPSSQSIFEFKLKVSRIHVIFIAMRKWERNFKRWLRKK
- a CDS encoding glycosyltransferase family 4 protein — protein: MKNILLIVPRMNIGGAETYVATVALGLKESGWNVVVASGGGLLAEQLVNKGIKHCYVPIRANASLAAYLIEKIVKRYQIDIIHANSSAAGIVAVRVKKKLHIPTIYTAHGVFGHNAKEMTLNECDRIICVSEFVRAYAIEKGFTPEKLVTIYSGIDLNRFKPNSEKVRLIRENIGIPQDAFTVAIVSRIKNLHNKGHADILQVLQNYADAKNWHLMVIGKGKGKWSLQYQIWKHNLRSRVHVLGHIVNVEEVLDGVDVVVLPSKFETFGLVIAEAMAMEKPVIAYAVGGTPEVIDNEHSGYLVEKDAINCFYEKLASLEKDKVLCSSMGEQGRKRVEKLFSRDKMIENILTLYKNL
- a CDS encoding glycosyltransferase family 9 protein, whose amino-acid sequence is MLIQNILIVKLSAIGDVIHALPVSYALKESFPEANITWVVEPPAYDLLVNNPCVDRILLFEKKKFKSVDGFIKNLPGFYKELRKVNYDAALDLQGLGKSAIITYLSGATVKLGCCNMREFSHFVSRPICGINQNGHIVERYLDVVRALGCKVEKVVFPLTVTEKEADIAKQIMQQSGADINQDYIVLAVGANWPNKRWSTALYAKLVDFLYANHFIPVVIGGGVVDRRLVDEITAESEIPPVDLVGKTTLKQLAYIMQKSKAVVGGDTGTVHLAAGIGKPVVMLMGPTDANRNGPYEQAQNVIEIERPCKHCWKRQCKFKFDCLDDIKLEPVIEKLQSLL